GATTGGCAACCTGAATTACGGGAGGCTGGCTAGGGCAACAATGGGATACTCCCCTGCGGACATAGAGAGAGTGGCTGACAAGGCCGCGATGCTGCCGCTGCTCCACGAGTACACCCTGAACATGAGCAGGGAATACAGCATGAAGGACGTACTTTCCATACTGCGCGACAAGGACTACAGCGGGAGCTCCCTTGACGAATGGTACGCGATGGTTAAGAAGGACGTCATAACCAAAACCGAGGTCCAGATAATAGACGGCAAGAAGCAGGAGATAGTGAAGGAGGGCAAGCTGGACCCCCAGGAGAAGATATTATACAAGACGATGGTGAGCGACATAAAGAGGAACACCAGCAGCATGGTCATATTCATAAGGAAGTTCGTGAGATGGTTTGCAGTCAACGCATTCTGATTCCAGGTCAAACAAAGCTTATCGCTATGCTGTTGCTAAGCCCGGCGTAATGCGCCGTAACTATAACGTTGCCTGCGGCTGTGCCGTATATGCTGCCTATCGCTATGCCGTTTGAGTTCGTGGTCGTGTTGCGCGAAAGCACGTAGTTGCCATTGCTTTCCGTGAAGTTCACGGTGGCGCCCTTCAGTGGATAGCCAAGGAGCGTGACGTAAGCCGTGAGCTGGTCTCCCTGGCCGCTTGCCTTTTGGGTGTAATTTAGTGCCGTCAGCTTGATCGAATACCTTGTGGTTACTATCGGCTGCGCGTGAGCAGCAAAGCTCCCGGAATAGGTTTGCTTCTCGCCGTTGGAGCAACTCTTGGGCGAAGTGGAAAGGCCGCAGTATGTGGCGTTGAGGTAAAGGTCCCCGGATGAAAGTTCCCCTATGCTTACGTACGAATTCAGGCTTAGCGTGCATATCATTGACCCGCCCTGGAGGACGAAGCTTGGAGAGCATGGCACTGCAGTCGTGTTGGCGCTATTCACCCGTGCGTAAATCTCCGGATTCGTTATGGGATACTGCTGTGAATTCGTGAGGAACAGAGCTATTACCGTATTGTGGGATATGGTATTTGTACCAACGATAACCTCGTTGCAGTATATGCTGCTTAGAAAGTTGCACGTGTCGCCCACGATCTTCTGCGGGGCATAAAGGTACAGGTAAAGCACCCCCATCACTATCCCAAGTATAAGTATCGCCCACCCGAAAGTGACCATGTATTCCATGGCTGCTTGTGCATTATTTTCATTACGCATATAACTTACTTTTGATTATATTTTTTTTATGACTATAGTAAAATATTTTAGAGATATTTTATTCTTATCCATAGACCAGATAGCTCTGCTAAAACATAAAAACCTATTTTTCCTACAAAATAATAATTAATCCGACAAAGCCCATTTTATCAAAATGTTTAAATATTTATTTGTGGTAAAATATATATACTAAAGTAAAAGAACTTGGATGAGTGTATGAGCCCTAAAATATGCCGTAATTATCCCGAATTTGTTAGGAAGATAACAAAATATTTGACAATACCCAGTTTGGTAATTATAGTGTTAGCATCGAGATTTGTTGAGGCAGGAAGTGTACCGTTAGTAACTGAAATAAATAATATTCAATTAGTACTTACACAAGTAGGTCCTGCATTAAGCGCTGTACTGTTTGTGTTGGCAGGCATATTCTATGCAATAGGGCAAATGTTGCCTCCAGACAAAAAAGCTAATTTTCACACTGCTGCAGTTAACATGATTATTGGTGCAATAGTTGTTGGGGTATTGAGTGTAGCATCGACGTCTCTTGCTATTGCATCCACGCATCTTATCGGTAACTTTACTTCTGGGAATTCTTTAATATAAATGGTGAATTTTTTGGCCCTTGGTTTTGGAGTATATACAATTGCAATAGCTTTGATATCAATAATGCTTTCTATAGCAGGCATGATTTTGGGTTTGGGTTATGCAATTGATGATAGGAAACTCAAAGAATTCGGGAAATCTGAAATTTATCAATCGGTTATAAATGGAGCCATAGTGGGAATATTAATAATTGCATTTGGTAGTGGTGGATTTTTTACTTTATTAATAAACAATATAACTGGAGGAGCTGCTATTACAGCTACATGCGAGCAAGCCATGAGCTCCAATTATGCGATATGTTTTGCTTACAATTATCTAGTAGGCTTACAGCCAGTAGGCATAAATGGTGCAAACTACCCTACACTTATAGACACATCAGTTGGCCTACTAGCTCCAGTTTCCGTGTTATACACTAGCTTGAGCCTTTTGGGTTCTATAAAACTTAGTTTGGGTGTAATAAGTATCGGCTTTTATAGTGCATTAAATCCGATTTTAACTGCACTGAATTATATAATAGAGATACTTACAGCGGCAATAATAAGCATAGAGGTGCAAGGAATTCTGCTAAAATTTATATCAATAATTGCAATACCTGTTCTTCTTCCAGTAGGCATACTGTTAAGGACAGTCTATGTAACTAGGAAACTTGGTGGTGCAGTAATGGCTATTGCAATTGGATTATATGCAGTATTTCCATTGACATACGTCTTGGATGCAAGCCTTGCAAATAGTTACATTACTAGTTTAAGTAGTGGATCGGTAAGTACTTTCATAGCTTCTGAAACAAATTCAAATAACAATATAATAAGTATGACGACTCAAATAAGCGAAAGCAACAAAAATGACACATTTGGATTTGTTAGTTACTTTACAAATGCAATAAATAATCTCGTAAAAGGATTTGATGGTTTTCTTAATCAACTTACAAGCATGGTAGCACTTATAATAATAGAGGTATTTTTCCTACCCGTTTTTAGCCTCATATTAACTGTGATATCAATAAGAGAACTTGCAAATATTTTAGGTTCTGAGATAAGTTTTGGGAAACTTTACATATTTTAGTGATATCTTGGAGCATGATATAAGGTTTTATGTGATTGCCAGTGTTCTAATATTACTAACTATAGCAAGTTTATTCACATTAAAATGGATTTTGATAATTGTAAGCTTAACAATTACCGGATTATCAATCGTATTTTACAAAATGTATTACATAATTGAAGCATCAATAATTAAAAGGACGGGAATAGTACAATTAATAGACGGGAATGAACTTAGTGGAGATAGGACAACCACAGTGAGAAGAGTAAAAGGTAATTTCATAGCCACTGCAGTTGCAATCCTCAAAAACAATTCTAAAGAACCAATAACAAGAGATAAAATAGAAAATATTTTGGAAAATTCACATTTTACATTCAGGTTCATTATGCAAATTGAACACATAGATGTCAACAAGTTGCTTGATAGACTTCAAACAAAAAGGAGCATGTTAGAAATAGAGTTAGATAAACTCAATGATCATGTAACTAAAAATAATTCCTTAAAAATAAACGTGTTAAAACGTAGAATAGATCAAATAAATCATGAATTGGACAGCATAAGTTCTGGAGGCACTCCATTGAAGATTTCACAATATATAATGACAAGTGCAATGGCTGCTAATAAATCCAGTGCACAAGAACAGGCAAAATCTCAATTGCGTGAATTAGTTAGTGAGTTTGGGGCGTTACTTGGAACATCATCGAATATAATGAGTGGCAACGAATTGCTTGAGCTTTTAAAATTCGATTCTATGGCGATTTGATGAATATAAATGAGAATTCAAATTCGAAAGAGGCAAGCAAAAGCATTTATTTAGGGCGAATGTCAGAGCCCTATTTTACTGATAGTGATAGAGGAATATACGTAGGTAAAAGCAAAATATACAAAATCCCGTTCTTTTTAGATCTTGATAACTTGATAAATAGAAACATGGCAATTTTAGGCATGTCGGGAGCAGGAAAAAGCTATTTCCTTAAAAGTTTCGTAATAAGAAGCGCTTTGCAGAGGAACTCATATGTATTGATAATAGATTGGAATGGAGAATATAATAGTGTGATAGAATTTCTAGGTGGGAAAAATTTAATTTTAGGAACTGATTTTAAAGTAAACGTATTCAAATTGTACGATCTAAAGAGCATAAAAAATATAAAAATTGTATCCGATTGTATAGTGCTTTCGCTAAATTTGAACGAAGAAGAAAGTTACATAATATATAATAAGATCTTATCTATGTGCTATCCTAATAGTGTAATCAAAAACCTGTCTGAATTGATTACAGGATTCAAAAATGATACGAATCCAGATTCTGAAAAACTTGCAAATAAGCTTTTACAGCTGAAAGAGAATCCCATGTTTGCAGAAGGAACTGATTTTGCCGTTGATGAAATACTGGATGGTATCATAAATATTGATTTTTCGATGCTCAAAGACAACGTGCAAAGAAATGATATATCGAGATCTATATTTATGATCATAATAGAACTGATGCACAACACGAAAATAGAAGCAAAAAAAGAAAAATTGATAATTCTTGATGAAGCATGGAGACTCATAAAGAATTCAAATGACGTTGGAGTACTTTATAGAGAGGGTAGAAAGTATGGGTTCTGCATTATTACTGCAACACAACTTGTGCAGGATATCGACAACGAAGTGATTTCTAATGCCGCATCCATAGTTATATTCAGATTACAGAATGAGGCAGACTATAGTCTTCTTCTAAATTCTGGGATTATAAGGGAGGAGGATAAAAAAATTATAATGCAATTACAAACTGGAGGTTGCATGTTTTCGATAGCATTCAAAAATGATAATAATCAAATATGTAAATTTTTTATAGAATCCACAGATGGAATCAGCACTAGTTTTTACAACATAAAAAGTGGTAAAATGAGGAGAAGAATATCTCATAGATTACTTATGGAATCCACAAGTAAATTGAATGCAAGCAATGAAATAAAAGAAAGGCTCATCGGATTCATTTCGGAAAACAATAGGGAACTGGATGATGTACATCTAGTGGCATTCATGGTGAATGCAGGCATTCCGAGATTAGAAATAGTTTATTACCTTAGACTTCTTGGACTAAAGGACGAGCATATAGTTATGGCATATAACAGCGCAGTCCGTATTTCTAAAACGTAGTGGTTTTATTATGGTAGAAAATGAAAGCATTTTCTTGAGTACATCTTTTCATGCAGCTGCAGCATTAAGGACAAACATGAGTTACGTAAAAGACATTCTTACATTGGTTCCGAATGCCAAAAAAATGGTTGATGGACCTATGTTAAAATATGAAATATCCATGGCTGACGGTGAAAGAAGCTTACTAGAATTATCAGACAGTCATATGAGTTTAAGGTTCTCAGCAAAAATGCAGAGTTCGTTGAAATACAAGACAAACTTTCTCAAATTTGTCTCATTAATGGCTTTACTTAAAGGTCAGTATACTGTTGATATTAGTACCATATATGATTATATAATAGAAGCGTTGGAACAAAATTGGCAGAATTCTTCACATGATCAGGGACAAGTAATAGAAGGCTTAAAAGAAAGGATAAATATATTAGATAAATCAAATTTTTCACTCGGTTTAAAGCTTATTGAAATGTCGAAGGAAATTAAACGCATTTCATCAGAAGTGTCTATTTATAAGGAATTTAGCGCTTCGGTAATGTCCAAAACATGCGAAATAAAAAATGGAAAGAAGACATACGACTATTCTACATTGATGCAATTCGGGGTTGACAGTCGGCTTGCAAAAAGTGTCGAAACGATGATCCGTGAAGGCTGATAGTATATGTATACACCCATACAAAGTACTAACTATGCTGGATATTATGGCCTAATAATGATACCTATAGGAATGGCCGTATATTTCATTATAAGATATGGTTCTGACTTAAGCACATCATACAATGGACTTTGTATAAATAGTGGCGAATATTTTATTGATAAGGAATACATAAGTGTGGATGAATTATATAGTACCATCAACGCAAGATTAAAGGAAAACGACCGTGTTTTCATAGTAAAAAATTTACCGCTGCGTATTAATGAGCTTTCATTTAAGCATTTGAATGTTTATGCATCATCTAAATCTGCTGTTTTGGATAACATGAATGACTATCTCCAAAATCTAATAGAATGCAATTTAGATGAAATGATGTGCAAGAACAATGTTATAATAAGAAAAGAGGACAACTTTTGTAAAAAATTTTCAGCAAGAATAGCATATGATGAATTTATAAATCATGGATCTTTCTCAATCAAGGACAAATTAGACAAATTCTTATATAAAAATGAGATAAGTGCAGAAAATGATTTAAGTTTGAAAGTTATTTCTAAAAGTAATATGATAAAGACAGTTTTTACTTTTAGCTATACACATCGCAGGGCTTTTGCTTCAAGATTTAATTTATTTGGATATGGCAACGGATTAATTTTTTTCATGATGCTGAACGACCTCGTTAGGGTAATAAATTGCTAACCATAGTCAATTACATAGCCAGATTCGGCCTGGCAATTGGAGTATTGCTACTTGACACAGGGATGCTTTTATGGCTTTTTGATAAATCCAATAGAAGAGCAAGCAACAAAATCGCAATGGATATGATTCGCGGCTCAATTACCTTGATAATTTTTGCACTTTTGGCATATATTTGGTGAGTGCCTGTTTGACGAGATAAAAATGATGTACAAGGAGCAAAGTGCATTTGATATTTTATTTTTATCTGTCGTGATGGGGCTGCTTACATCAATTTCGATTGCGGCATCCGCATTACAGCTTCATTATCTTGGTATATTGCAGAATGTTCCAAATTATCTTCACGTGATAATATTTTCATTCGTGTTTTTTTTATCGTTTGTAACATCTTTTGTATTCAAGTTTAGGATACATATACCAATCGAGAAAAAACTACTTTTGATAGTAGGCATATTTTTTTCTATCATTATCATTTACGTGATTTTATGAGCCATGGTATGAAATTTTATAGAATTTCGGAACTACCAAGCAAGAAAATAGACAGCAATAAGATATTCGAATGCATAGGAAAACAGAATTTTGTTCTGTTATACGATTTGGCAAATTCAACATCCATGTTGGGATTCATGCAAAAGGATTTCGAGGACATAGGGCTAAAAATGGAAAAATTCATTCCTGGGATGCACATGACAGAACTTGAATTTCATAAGCTAGACGGCAATTTAGATATCAAGGCATTTTCGATATATAGGAAGGTGGACAGATATGAAGATAAATTGTTTAACGATGTATTTAACTTACTGCCAACAATTAGTGTGTTAGGTATTCTTTTCGTACCTATAAGAGTTGAAGAGATCAACTACATTAAAAAGCACATAGAAGATGTCCTTAGTTCAAAAACAGTTAGGGAAACCGAATCATCATTTATGGTGCGCAATAAGTCAAACTCAACGTTGCAAAAGGAACTTTACTATGACTCAGAAGAAAAAATGATGCTGAATGACACACTTGAATCACTGAACAAATCAATATTGGGAAATAACCTTGTATATAAGATATTCCTTATTGCATCCGGTGACATAGTAGATTTGAGTCGTTATATAAAGACTAATTTTCTTATACTGGAAGAGTACAATTTTAATAAAGATACTATTGAGGCTGTTATACATCAGCTTTCTAATAAGCCTTCCCTTTCTTTTGGTACCGATTACGCCAAGGAGTTTATGAATTTCCATGGTTATTATGATGTGAATCATACGCTAACTACTTCAGCTCCTAAAAGCGGAAACGGGATTCGTATAGGCAAATTTGTCAAGGATGGTGTGTCTGAAACAGATTTTGATATAAACATAGAGCCATCGACGATTAATTTAGGCTTTATTATAACAGGGCTGCCGGGCTCTGGAAAGACGGTGGAAGCTATGTCAGTTTTGGATTCAATTATTTCCAGTAAGGCCACAAAGCCAACAGTATTTGTTATAACACCCACAAGCGAATGGAAAAATTTTGCACTATGCCATAAAATGCACTTCATAAAATTGTGCGATGATGACACTCCAATAAATTTTTTCAGACACCCAAAAACAGTAGGATCTGAAAAGTTTTACGGCAATCTTGCAATGATACTATCTGCTGCAGCAAATTCAGGACCTTACCAAAAGCCCATGGAAAAATGCATGCTTAGTGCATTCAGAAGAGTTTACATTACAAATAAGAATTACAATGACACCGAACCAGACCCGATAAAAGTATATGATGAAATAGAAGAATCGGTTACTAGATATCATGGCAAAAGGATTCCCAGCGGAATAAAATATACTAAACACGGCGAAAATATAAGATCAGGACTTGAAAATCTGCGTGGTATATTAAGCAAAAAACAATATTGTGTAAAGGAAGGCATAAGAATTGAGGATTTCATCGGAAGCGGCGCAATTTTTGACGTTTCTGGCGCAAGTTCTGGCACAAGAACACAATTATATGCGCTAATATTGAATCAGATTTACGCACTTACCGATGGCCTTGACATGGAAGGAGATAATGAGCTAAGGCTTGTTATATGCCTTGAGGAGGCCCAAACCATATTTGGAGATCCGTATTCTCCTGCTGTACAGGATATAAAG
The genomic region above belongs to Candidatus Micrarchaeota archaeon and contains:
- a CDS encoding Ig-like domain-containing protein, coding for MRNENNAQAAMEYMVTFGWAILILGIVMGVLYLYLYAPQKIVGDTCNFLSSIYCNEVIVGTNTISHNTVIALFLTNSQQYPITNPEIYARVNSANTTAVPCSPSFVLQGGSMICTLSLNSYVSIGELSSGDLYLNATYCGLSTSPKSCSNGEKQTYSGSFAAHAQPIVTTRYSIKLTALNYTQKASGQGDQLTAYVTLLGYPLKGATVNFTESNGNYVLSRNTTTNSNGIAIGSIYGTAAGNVIVTAHYAGLSNSIAISFV
- a CDS encoding DUF87 domain-containing protein — encoded protein: MNINENSNSKEASKSIYLGRMSEPYFTDSDRGIYVGKSKIYKIPFFLDLDNLINRNMAILGMSGAGKSYFLKSFVIRSALQRNSYVLIIDWNGEYNSVIEFLGGKNLILGTDFKVNVFKLYDLKSIKNIKIVSDCIVLSLNLNEEESYIIYNKILSMCYPNSVIKNLSELITGFKNDTNPDSEKLANKLLQLKENPMFAEGTDFAVDEILDGIINIDFSMLKDNVQRNDISRSIFMIIIELMHNTKIEAKKEKLIILDEAWRLIKNSNDVGVLYREGRKYGFCIITATQLVQDIDNEVISNAASIVIFRLQNEADYSLLLNSGIIREEDKKIIMQLQTGGCMFSIAFKNDNNQICKFFIESTDGISTSFYNIKSGKMRRRISHRLLMESTSKLNASNEIKERLIGFISENNRELDDVHLVAFMVNAGIPRLEIVYYLRLLGLKDEHIVMAYNSAVRISKT